The Stygiolobus azoricus genome window below encodes:
- the purF gene encoding amidophosphoribosyltransferase: protein MRMIKEHCGIVGVWSKDNKATFIAYEVLKLLQHRGQESAGISYIDGGIKTLKGMGLVEDAIDPIFLKSSNLSIGHVRYSTTGKGTIDEAQPLSNGKISLAFNGTIPNYYKFGTNTDTEFILKVLSESEDIKAGIRKLADIADGAYSIVILTSDGELIGFRDPKGFRPLVLGKIGENYVIASEDSAIRQLGGSIIRDVKPGEMIYVDKNGNIESEIIASSPVSFCSFEYIYFARSDSVIDGVSVYSARVRLGEILAEKHYVDADIVVPVPESSIPIAVGYSRKSKIPLELALVRSMIAKRSFIMPTQDKRESVLEDKFGVVKDAIQGKRIVLIDDSIVRGNTMKRIVKLMRDNGARQVHVRVGSPKIRYPCYMGIDFPTSRELIAYGKTEKEIASEIGADSVEYLTIEEMISAIGRKDLCHACFSGVYPLKFSYDMSQLESVFKR, encoded by the coding sequence TTGAGAATGATTAAGGAGCATTGCGGAATAGTTGGAGTGTGGAGTAAGGATAACAAGGCTACGTTTATTGCATACGAAGTGCTCAAGTTATTACAACATAGGGGTCAGGAATCAGCCGGGATTTCCTATATTGACGGAGGCATTAAGACCTTAAAAGGCATGGGTTTAGTTGAGGATGCAATAGATCCCATATTTCTTAAATCCTCTAACTTGTCCATAGGTCATGTAAGGTATTCTACCACCGGAAAGGGGACTATAGACGAGGCACAACCTCTCAGTAACGGAAAAATATCCTTAGCATTTAACGGTACTATTCCTAATTATTACAAGTTTGGCACTAATACAGATACGGAATTCATCCTTAAGGTACTAAGTGAGAGTGAAGATATTAAGGCAGGGATAAGGAAACTTGCAGACATTGCCGATGGTGCTTACTCCATTGTTATATTAACTTCAGACGGGGAGTTAATAGGCTTCAGAGACCCCAAGGGCTTTAGGCCTCTAGTCTTAGGTAAGATAGGAGAAAATTATGTGATTGCCTCTGAGGACTCTGCCATCAGACAATTAGGAGGGAGTATAATAAGAGATGTTAAACCAGGAGAGATGATTTATGTTGATAAGAACGGGAATATCGAAAGCGAAATCATAGCTTCTAGCCCGGTATCTTTCTGCTCCTTTGAGTACATTTACTTTGCCAGATCTGACTCTGTGATTGACGGAGTTTCCGTTTACTCAGCAAGAGTCAGGCTTGGTGAAATCCTTGCCGAGAAACACTACGTGGATGCTGACATAGTTGTCCCAGTACCGGAATCCTCTATCCCAATAGCCGTAGGGTATTCAAGAAAGTCTAAGATTCCTTTAGAGTTGGCGTTAGTAAGGAGTATGATCGCTAAGAGGTCTTTCATAATGCCTACACAAGATAAGAGGGAAAGCGTTCTTGAGGATAAGTTTGGGGTAGTCAAGGACGCCATTCAAGGCAAAAGGATTGTGTTAATCGATGACTCGATTGTGAGAGGGAATACGATGAAGCGTATCGTTAAATTGATGAGGGATAACGGGGCTAGGCAAGTTCACGTAAGAGTCGGCTCCCCTAAAATACGTTATCCTTGCTATATGGGGATCGATTTTCCAACATCACGTGAGCTAATAGCTTATGGCAAGACGGAAAAAGAAATAGCAAGTGAAATAGGTGCAGATAGTGTAGAGTACCTCACTATTGAGGAGATGATAAGTGCGATAGGTAGAAAAGACTTATGTCATGCATGTTTTTCTGGGGTATATCCCCTTAAATTCTCGTACGATATGTCCCAACTGGAATCCGTGTTTAAGAGGTGA